GTGCAAGTCAAAATAGAAGCAGCAACTACAGTGATCGTCTTTTTATTCATGGTATGTCTCTCCCTTATCAGGCATATGGTCGTGATGGATTGTTTGTTTTTGGTAGTAGCTTCATGAAGGTTACAAGGGTTAGACGGGGGAGGGACGCAAAAAGACGCAAGAGATTTTATGGGAAAAAATGATATTTTCTCGCTGTATTTAGCAGAATTTTTAAAATATTAAGGACGACGATTCACGGATTAAGCTATACTGTCTTTATGGAACAATCTTCTAATTAGTGGGGGCGGAAAATATGAAAAAACTCGTTTCACTGGCAGTCGTTGCAAGTATTGCGATCCCGTTACTAAGTCCAACGTTTGTCCAACATGCTGCTGCAAATGCTATTCATGACTATCGTAGCGAAGCTCAGGTCAACCAGTTCCGCCCACATGGTGGAGATAAGCAGGAAGTGAATGATTACATAGCGTCCTTGGTGAAGCAACGATCCAATCCTGCTGAGGTAGCAAAGCTGGTGGCAGATGACTCCTTGACGAATTTTGCGATGAAAACCTATGTGGAAGGATTGGCGCAATACAAAAACATTCAGGTGATCGAAGCAAAAGTTGACAAGCTGTACACCGTCACGAAGGAGGACGCCTACAATAACTACCGTGCGATTGTGAAATTCAAATACGTCGGGTATACCGCAGATAACAAGGCCATTGAAAAAACGGATTATCTCGGTTTGGCCAGACTCGGTACAGACCCGGTGAACTGGAAGGCGTGGGGAGTCATTTGGCAGGACTCTGGCATCGATGTGTCAGATGTGAAGCTAATTCAGTTGGAGAAGCCACGCAAAGGCGAAGAAATATGCGTGATCACGACAGATGCCGGTGTGATCAAGCTGAGACTGTTCCCGAACAAAGCTCCAAAAGCGGTGGAAAACTTTAAGACTCTCGCCAAAAAAGGGCAGTACAACAATATGATTTTTCACCGTGTGATCAACGATTTCATGATTCAGGCGGGAGATTTGAAAGGGCCGGATGGCAAGGAGCTCCCGAGTATTTACGGCGAGTCCTTTGAGGACGAGTTTAGCAGGGATCTGTTCAATTTCAGAGGAGCGCTCAGTATGGGGAACGCTGGACCCAATACGAACAGCACGCATTTCTACATTGTACAAAGTCCCAAGGTAGATCAGGAGTACCTCGATTTGTCGGCGCTGCCGTTGAACGCAGAAGCAAAGTATAAAGAAATTGGCGGACGAGCTTACCTCGACAACCGCCACACTGTTTTTGGTCATGTATTTGCCGGGATGGAAGTCGTTGACAAGATCGCTGCCCAGAAAACAGATGAGAATGCAAAGCCCATCCAAAATCCGATCAAGGTGCAAAAGATCGAATTTGTCCCTTATAACGAATAAGCTTCGCCAGCAAAGCAAAAACCCCCTCTCATTCCTGGCACTTGGGATGACGAGGGGGTTTGTCAATGAAGGGGAGATGCAAGTCAATACGGCTCCCAGCGCAGTTTGCGTGCCTTCTCGAATCGCTCTTCCACATAGGGCCAGTTGACGATATTCCACCAGTTCTCTACATACTTGTCTCGCTGGTTTTGATACGCCAGGAAATAGGCATGCTCCCATACGTCCAGGGCCAGTAGCGGAATCACATCCCATTGTGACAGGTTCTGGTGCTTTTCGGCCGTAAGAATCTCCAGATGATGTGCCCGCGGGGACCAAACGAGGATCGCCCACCCAGGACCTTCTACCTTTTCTGCCGCCTGACTAAATTGTCTCCTAAAGGTGTCATATGAACCGAAATACCGATTGATTGCCGCCACGAGATCACCAGAGGGAGTGCCACCCCCATTTGGACTCATGGAGGGCCAAAAGATCGTATGCAAGTAATGACCTGCCCCGTTGAAGGCTAGCTCACGTTCCCAATGGCGAATGAGATCGAAGTTGCCACTCT
This genomic stretch from Brevibacillus brevis harbors:
- a CDS encoding peptidylprolyl isomerase codes for the protein MKKLVSLAVVASIAIPLLSPTFVQHAAANAIHDYRSEAQVNQFRPHGGDKQEVNDYIASLVKQRSNPAEVAKLVADDSLTNFAMKTYVEGLAQYKNIQVIEAKVDKLYTVTKEDAYNNYRAIVKFKYVGYTADNKAIEKTDYLGLARLGTDPVNWKAWGVIWQDSGIDVSDVKLIQLEKPRKGEEICVITTDAGVIKLRLFPNKAPKAVENFKTLAKKGQYNNMIFHRVINDFMIQAGDLKGPDGKELPSIYGESFEDEFSRDLFNFRGALSMGNAGPNTNSTHFYIVQSPKVDQEYLDLSALPLNAEAKYKEIGGRAYLDNRHTVFGHVFAGMEVVDKIAAQKTDENAKPIQNPIKVQKIEFVPYNE